Proteins encoded in a region of the Benincasa hispida cultivar B227 chromosome 2, ASM972705v1, whole genome shotgun sequence genome:
- the LOC120071867 gene encoding uncharacterized protein LOC120071867, translated as MASPVFSIFNTFQVKKPTSTTVSPSKALNFFVSLPLSKPTSNGLFSQSSCYVHDLVDIHNLSRSRLTSSPIFIDPRKFERFTIKLQFSDQSPKLPPTPPGVRLGKLSSNNLVDSNSAPFRLEFGNGEFSGVELKKIMANDKLIKIALTDPKHAKRILANHQSAARSKELKT; from the exons ATGGCCTCCCCAGTCTTCAGCATCTTCAATACATTTCAAGTGAAAAAACCCACTTCCACGACTGTTTCCCCCTCAAAAGCCCTAAATTTCTTTGTCTCTCTTCCCCTCTCGAAACCCACCTCCAACGGCTtattctctcaatcttcgtgcTATGTTCACGATCTTGTAGATATCCACAATCTCAGCCGCTCTCGTCTGACTTCCTCACCAATATTCATAGATCCACgaaaatttgaacgtttcacaATCAAGTTGCAGTTTAGTGATCAGTCCCCCAAACTTCCTCCTACACCACCTGGTGTTCGTCTGGGGAAACTTTCTTCAAACAACTTAGTTGATAGTAATTCTGCTCCATTCAGATTAGAGTTTGGTAATGGTGAGTTTAGTGGGGTTGAACTGAAGAAAATTATGGCAAATGACAAACTTATCAAAATTGCTTTAACTGATCCGAAGCATGCAAAGAG GATCTTGGCAAACCATCAGTCTGCTGCTCGATCAAAAGAATTAAAGACGTAG